A window of the Gammaproteobacteria bacterium genome harbors these coding sequences:
- a CDS encoding AbrB/MazE/SpoVT family DNA-binding domain-containing protein, which produces MSDTAKIFWSGRSQAVRLPKEFRMNGDAVRIRRQGSAVILEPLVSDWEWLNEIAGKFSSDFFAAGRDQPELPEQPELEDAFE; this is translated from the coding sequence ATGTCCGACACCGCCAAAATTTTCTGGTCCGGGCGCTCGCAGGCCGTGCGGCTGCCCAAGGAATTTCGCATGAACGGCGATGCAGTGCGGATCCGCAGGCAGGGCTCCGCGGTAATACTCGAGCCCCTGGTGTCCGATTGGGAGTGGCTGAATGAAATCGCCGGCAAGTTCTCAAGCGACTTCTTCGCTGCGGGACGCGATCAACCCGAACTTCCCGAGCAGCCGGAACTCGAGGATGCTTTCGAGTGA
- a CDS encoding TonB-dependent receptor: MWPNKTVRRIRSVALASVVAVLAFFDFSSTGVAQEAASDRQANVIDEIIVTARRREESLWSVPGSVSAFSERQLRDLQATDMRQVQYAVPNFHFQRSDSSNAAVYLRGIGQNDSLPFVEPGVGVYIDDVYVARTQAAFVELFDIERVEVLRGPQGTLYGRNSPGGAVKLITRAPSDEFEAFAEVGAGNLATRIYNGRMSGPLSGDGRWKGKFAVSGIQRDGHSENAVLGGTDGDTDTLSFRSGVDFEASDSLSFSLRVEGKFERPDRSLTPIRKTPLTLFEDPVGAPFSPRTYLPTEEAFGSPYVVEGTANTFADLTTHGASFKIKWQFSDDWYLESITAYRKLSWDFILDADSTPFPVLDIPVYEDDDQFSTELRFALERDSGLSFTGGVYLFNDDDVVLAGFDDASASFQFLGLFFPIISVGVPSGGYGESDQRTRSMAVFADITFPITDTTSFEIGARYTNDEKEVTRRGEFFFDPTLSLSLDRPPFLSGVGFPGENLQDEQDWSAVTPRAVLSYQPNDGLTVYGSVSRGFKSGGFPGRAFASSEFKPFDPETVWTYEAGIKGRGADNRLTWSAAYFYNDYKDLQLNGFGQDPVTGQFVSLFTNAASAEIHGVEGVVSYRPNDRLSIDASVGYLNAEYEEFEILVLGMLTDVSDRRLPNAPEWTGFLGMTWSDQLTPNVAATAHVDIAYKGGHANESTDSPNLAVAAATYINAFVSISGDDERWEVRLGGTNLTDKARAAQSFNTAEFSGVETAFMGMPRLYDIRLLWRFD, translated from the coding sequence ATGTGGCCCAATAAGACAGTTCGCCGAATTCGGTCCGTCGCCCTCGCAAGCGTTGTCGCAGTCCTGGCTTTTTTCGACTTCAGCAGTACCGGTGTCGCCCAGGAGGCGGCCAGCGACAGGCAGGCAAACGTAATCGACGAGATCATCGTCACGGCACGGCGCAGAGAGGAGTCGCTGTGGAGCGTGCCCGGTTCGGTTTCGGCCTTCAGCGAGCGCCAGCTGCGCGACCTGCAGGCGACCGACATGCGCCAGGTGCAGTACGCGGTCCCGAATTTTCACTTTCAGAGAAGCGATTCCTCGAATGCCGCCGTCTATTTGCGCGGCATCGGCCAGAACGACTCCTTGCCCTTCGTCGAGCCGGGCGTCGGCGTCTATATCGACGACGTCTATGTCGCCCGCACCCAGGCCGCCTTCGTGGAATTGTTCGACATCGAGCGCGTGGAGGTCCTGCGCGGGCCGCAGGGAACCCTCTACGGCCGAAACTCCCCCGGAGGCGCCGTCAAGCTGATCACCCGGGCGCCGTCCGACGAATTTGAAGCGTTCGCGGAGGTCGGCGCCGGCAATCTCGCCACGAGGATCTACAACGGCCGCATGAGCGGGCCGTTGAGCGGCGACGGCCGCTGGAAAGGCAAGTTCGCGGTTTCCGGCATCCAGCGCGACGGGCATTCCGAGAACGCGGTGCTCGGCGGAACCGACGGCGACACCGACACGCTGTCGTTCCGGTCCGGCGTGGACTTCGAGGCGAGCGACAGCCTGAGTTTCTCACTCCGCGTCGAAGGAAAATTCGAGCGTCCGGACCGCTCGCTCACACCGATCCGGAAAACCCCGCTCACGCTGTTCGAAGATCCGGTAGGCGCACCGTTCAGCCCGAGGACCTACCTGCCGACGGAGGAAGCGTTCGGTTCGCCCTATGTCGTGGAAGGCACGGCGAACACCTTTGCCGACCTGACGACGCACGGCGCCTCGTTCAAGATCAAGTGGCAGTTCAGCGACGACTGGTACCTGGAGAGCATCACCGCCTACCGCAAGCTCTCCTGGGATTTCATCCTGGATGCCGACAGCACGCCTTTTCCGGTGCTCGACATTCCGGTCTACGAAGACGACGACCAGTTTTCCACTGAGCTGCGGTTCGCGCTGGAACGCGACAGCGGCCTGTCGTTCACGGGCGGCGTTTACCTGTTCAACGACGACGACGTGGTGCTGGCGGGATTCGACGATGCGTCGGCATCGTTCCAGTTCCTCGGGCTCTTCTTCCCGATCATCAGTGTCGGCGTTCCATCGGGCGGATACGGTGAGAGCGACCAGCGCACGCGCTCAATGGCCGTGTTTGCCGACATCACTTTTCCTATTACGGATACCACCAGCTTCGAGATCGGCGCCCGCTACACCAACGACGAGAAGGAGGTCACACGGCGCGGCGAGTTCTTCTTTGACCCGACGCTGTCCCTGAGCCTGGATCGGCCGCCGTTTCTGTCCGGCGTCGGGTTTCCCGGCGAGAACCTGCAGGACGAGCAGGACTGGAGCGCGGTCACGCCGCGCGCCGTGCTTTCTTACCAGCCGAACGACGGGCTCACGGTGTACGGGTCCGTTTCGCGCGGCTTCAAGAGCGGCGGTTTCCCCGGGCGGGCGTTTGCCAGCAGCGAGTTCAAGCCGTTCGATCCGGAAACCGTCTGGACCTACGAGGCGGGCATCAAGGGCAGGGGCGCGGACAACCGTTTAACCTGGTCGGCCGCGTATTTCTACAACGACTACAAGGATCTGCAGCTGAACGGCTTCGGCCAGGACCCCGTAACCGGGCAGTTCGTCAGCCTGTTCACCAACGCGGCGTCGGCGGAGATTCACGGCGTGGAGGGCGTGGTGTCCTACCGGCCCAACGACCGTCTTTCGATCGACGCCTCCGTCGGCTACCTGAACGCGGAATACGAGGAATTCGAGATACTTGTTCTCGGCATGCTCACCGACGTCAGCGACCGGCGTCTGCCGAATGCGCCCGAGTGGACCGGCTTCCTGGGCATGACCTGGTCCGACCAGCTCACCCCGAACGTCGCGGCGACGGCGCACGTCGATATCGCCTACAAGGGCGGCCACGCCAACGAATCGACGGACTCCCCCAACCTCGCCGTCGCCGCGGCAACCTACATCAACGCTTTCGTGTCGATTTCCGGCGACGACGAGCGTTGGGAAGTGCGTTTGGGCGGCACCAACCTGACCGACAAGGCGCGAGCCGCGCAGAGCTTCAATACCGCTGAGTTCTCCGGCGTGGAAACCGCCTTCATGGGGATGCCCCGCCTGTACGATATACGGCTTTTATGGCGCTTTGACTGA
- a CDS encoding alpha/beta hydrolase produces the protein MIDRQCAKLLENAQGILMEILASESDPVAIGRKYTAALMDTFLGERANGVETRDCRIRTDSTEIPVRFYRRNHAAADSIGKLVLFFHGGGWSVGDIDSYDGFVRRLCAETGADYLSVDFRRAPENKFPTAHEDCYQAALWAFENSEALGIDPSRIGAMGDSAGAALATAVSWQIARQTDYRVNALYLLYPFLDLRDDHEAYASRITFGDGNYLVGRAGLTAAKQWYLDDDTPTEDPLVSPMFIPDLESLPPTTIITSGHDPNLDEGKLFAEKLEQSGVRVSATHFASAFHGFMPFGVLDVAGDSIRALAKAIAEQ, from the coding sequence ATGATTGACCGGCAGTGCGCCAAGCTGCTCGAGAATGCCCAGGGCATCCTGATGGAAATCCTGGCCTCGGAAAGCGACCCGGTCGCCATCGGCCGCAAGTACACGGCCGCGCTGATGGACACCTTCCTGGGAGAAAGGGCCAACGGCGTGGAAACGCGGGATTGTCGGATCCGGACCGATTCCACCGAAATCCCGGTCCGCTTCTACCGGCGGAATCACGCCGCGGCCGATTCAATAGGGAAGCTGGTGCTGTTTTTTCACGGCGGCGGCTGGAGTGTGGGCGACATCGACAGCTACGATGGATTCGTGCGGCGCTTGTGCGCGGAGACCGGAGCAGACTATCTTTCGGTCGATTTTCGCCGCGCCCCGGAGAACAAGTTTCCCACCGCCCACGAGGACTGCTACCAGGCCGCGCTGTGGGCCTTCGAGAACAGCGAAGCGCTGGGAATCGACCCCTCCCGGATCGGCGCGATGGGCGACAGCGCCGGCGCCGCCCTGGCGACGGCCGTTTCCTGGCAGATTGCGCGGCAAACGGACTACCGCGTGAACGCGCTCTATCTCCTGTACCCGTTCCTCGACCTGCGCGACGATCACGAAGCCTACGCATCGAGGATCACGTTCGGCGACGGGAACTACCTGGTGGGGCGCGCGGGCCTGACGGCCGCGAAGCAGTGGTACCTGGATGACGACACCCCCACCGAGGATCCGCTGGTCTCGCCGATGTTCATCCCCGACCTTGAATCGCTGCCGCCGACGACAATCATCACGAGCGGACACGACCCGAACCTGGACGAGGGCAAACTGTTTGCCGAGAAGCTCGAGCAAAGCGGCGTTCGGGTCAGCGCGACGCACTTTGCGTCCGCATTCCACGGCTTCATGCCCTTCGGCGTGCTCGACGTCGCCGGCGACAGTATCCGGGCCCTCGCAAAGGCGATTGCAGAACAATGA
- a CDS encoding iron-containing alcohol dehydrogenase, whose protein sequence is MNSEDVRPLNFSTTRSLVCELGAIGQLGEICASLSPGKVFLVTDPGIIAAGLHEAALDSLTGAGLACSVFQDVQADPPEEIVLNALDLARNEKIGTVVGLGGGSSMDVAKLIAALCYSSQALADAYGIGNLTGERLPLVQIPTTAGTGSEVTPISIITTGATTKAAVIAPQLLPDVALLDPELTVGLPPHVTAATGIDAMVHATESFTSAIHKNPYSDMLATQALTLMSANIETAVHDGGDLAARTAMLFGSLLAGQAFANSPVAAVHALAYPLGGHFHIPHGLSNSLVLPHVLRFNYETAADQYATLAEIVMPGVGEGRASESLPDYFEALVDRLKMPSKLRELNVPEDSLPMLASDAMLQQRLLVNNPRKVSEQDALRIYEAAY, encoded by the coding sequence ATGAATTCAGAAGACGTCAGACCGCTCAATTTCAGCACGACACGCTCGCTGGTCTGTGAGCTGGGCGCAATCGGCCAGCTCGGCGAAATTTGCGCCTCCTTGTCCCCCGGCAAGGTGTTCCTGGTGACCGACCCCGGGATCATTGCGGCGGGACTGCACGAGGCGGCGTTGGACAGCCTGACCGGCGCGGGCCTGGCGTGTTCGGTATTTCAGGACGTTCAGGCCGACCCGCCGGAAGAAATCGTGCTGAACGCGCTGGACCTGGCGCGCAACGAGAAGATAGGCACGGTAGTCGGGCTGGGCGGGGGAAGCTCGATGGACGTGGCCAAGCTGATCGCCGCGTTGTGCTATTCGTCGCAGGCGCTTGCCGACGCGTACGGAATCGGCAACCTCACGGGCGAGAGGCTGCCGCTGGTGCAGATCCCCACTACCGCCGGAACCGGGTCCGAGGTCACGCCCATATCCATCATCACGACCGGGGCCACGACCAAGGCCGCGGTCATTGCGCCGCAACTGCTGCCCGACGTCGCATTGCTGGATCCCGAGCTCACCGTCGGCCTGCCGCCGCACGTGACCGCCGCGACCGGCATCGACGCGATGGTTCATGCGACCGAGTCCTTCACCAGCGCGATTCACAAGAACCCCTACTCGGACATGCTGGCGACGCAGGCACTGACTCTGATGTCGGCCAATATCGAAACAGCCGTGCACGATGGCGGCGACTTGGCGGCGCGCACGGCCATGCTGTTCGGCTCCCTCCTGGCCGGACAGGCGTTCGCCAACTCCCCGGTCGCCGCCGTCCATGCGCTCGCCTATCCGCTGGGCGGCCACTTCCACATCCCACACGGCCTCAGCAACTCGCTGGTGCTGCCGCACGTATTGCGGTTCAACTACGAAACGGCGGCGGATCAGTATGCGACGCTTGCCGAGATCGTCATGCCAGGGGTAGGCGAGGGCAGAGCTTCCGAGTCCTTGCCCGACTACTTCGAAGCGCTTGTGGACCGCCTGAAGATGCCGTCGAAGCTCCGCGAACTGAACGTGCCCGAAGACAGCCTGCCGATGCTCGCGAGCGACGCCATGCTGCAGCAACGCCTGCTGGTCAACAATCCGCGAAAAGTGAGCGAGCAGGACGCGTTGCGGATCTACGAGGCGGCCTACTGA
- a CDS encoding VOC family protein — protein sequence MRSAVFGILVLLVAACSPGAGENQEADGAATADGDGPAGEALYDGVLFRRGNIVVSDLDRAYTIWIDLFGMEIDTENVPDSDSLSYDLFNVPNTAPTRFATLNAGLGQSRTLGIYEVPGLLPDEQDRIRRGAVVINANGRLDAIRDALPGLGLSMLREKRLVTVDQQVGIETGFHDWDGNLIVLYELEGAQSP from the coding sequence ATGCGAAGCGCAGTTTTCGGCATATTGGTTTTGTTGGTGGCGGCGTGCTCGCCCGGCGCCGGGGAAAATCAGGAAGCCGACGGCGCGGCCACTGCCGATGGCGACGGGCCCGCCGGCGAGGCCCTGTATGACGGCGTTCTTTTCAGGCGCGGCAACATCGTGGTTTCGGACCTGGACAGGGCGTACACGATCTGGATCGATCTGTTCGGGATGGAGATCGATACCGAAAACGTCCCCGACTCCGATTCATTGTCGTACGACCTGTTCAATGTCCCCAACACGGCGCCCACGCGTTTCGCGACGCTGAACGCCGGGCTCGGGCAGTCGCGCACGCTGGGGATCTATGAAGTGCCCGGCCTGTTGCCGGACGAACAGGATCGCATCCGCCGGGGCGCCGTGGTGATCAACGCCAATGGCCGGCTGGACGCGATCCGGGACGCCTTGCCCGGCCTGGGCCTGAGCATGCTGCGCGAAAAGAGGCTCGTGACCGTCGATCAGCAGGTTGGAATCGAGACCGGGTTCCATGACTGGGACGGCAATCTCATCGTCCTGTACGAGCTGGAGGGCGCGCAGAGCCCCTGA
- a CDS encoding alpha/beta hydrolase, whose product MTGHFYKSRCGLKFFFRDSPASSNFGLAPVVCLHGLTRNSEDFVELAGHLRPSRRVLALDFRGRGRSDFDPNYRNYFPTTYADDVVEWLDHLGIGSAVFCGTSLGGIVTMVLAEQVPELFAGAIINDIGPEVSMVGILRIAQYVGKLKPAENWDDAIANTKIMFEVAFPDADAATWDLIARRTYRIDADGKPVLKSDPNIGKAFQELGGSPPDPWGLFEKLGRFPLLALRGETSDLLAPETLVEMAKRVPSLVTCTVANRGHAPWLNEPDALAAIDRFLASVP is encoded by the coding sequence ATGACCGGGCATTTCTACAAGAGCCGCTGCGGTCTGAAGTTCTTCTTTCGCGACTCGCCCGCCTCATCGAACTTCGGCCTGGCACCGGTGGTGTGCCTGCACGGTCTCACCCGCAACAGCGAGGACTTCGTGGAACTCGCCGGGCACCTCAGGCCTTCGCGACGCGTCCTGGCCCTCGACTTCAGGGGCCGCGGCCGTTCGGATTTCGACCCGAACTACCGCAACTACTTTCCGACGACGTATGCGGACGATGTCGTCGAGTGGTTGGACCACCTGGGAATCGGGTCGGCGGTTTTTTGCGGTACCTCGCTGGGCGGCATCGTGACGATGGTCCTGGCCGAACAGGTGCCGGAGCTGTTCGCGGGCGCCATCATCAACGACATCGGTCCGGAAGTCTCGATGGTCGGCATCCTGAGAATCGCTCAGTACGTCGGCAAGCTGAAGCCGGCCGAGAACTGGGACGACGCGATCGCCAACACGAAGATCATGTTCGAAGTCGCCTTTCCCGATGCCGATGCCGCCACCTGGGACCTGATTGCAAGGCGCACCTACCGCATCGACGCCGACGGCAAGCCGGTCCTGAAATCCGATCCCAATATCGGCAAGGCGTTTCAGGAACTCGGCGGTTCACCCCCGGACCCCTGGGGCCTGTTCGAGAAACTCGGCCGGTTCCCCCTGCTCGCCCTGCGCGGTGAGACGTCGGACCTGCTGGCTCCCGAGACGCTCGTCGAAATGGCCAAGCGGGTCCCGTCCCTGGTCACCTGCACCGTCGCCAACCGAGGGCATGCGCCCTGGCTCAACGAGCCGGACGCGCTTGCCGCCATCGATCGCTTTCTGGCGTCGGTTCCCTAG
- a CDS encoding helix-turn-helix transcriptional regulator, translated as MTKQVISEGQLWPMAWYCMDMPNNSPPLRSANGPGIPCVDDSLFEPLSRAASTSGIDLAAVLREVQRRRTGNDDEPAPVLVSDYFRLLGKLADLTSEETVRMSRRPLLPGAFHFVMSQAAGSKRFDGMLRKFANGFNLLHGRVYNHVMTQGDKLIYAIDNTDFPTPFELTDRQFHSFLECIVILMHTLFGICAGAEIDSFLLKVTTKRRLRDSRKNAGNRLNQLAYWGVPTAYGSRNYALIYDYSVAALPVKLQPADLPRPNAIFGEVARLIESNLRVSPANVPIVDRVVDLILTQTVSANELAMQLNLSARTLRRRLAESNTSFQEVRRKALNARAKRLLSQDLLAGEVAEELDYSDERSFRRAFIRWNRVSPSKFRTGS; from the coding sequence ATGACAAAACAGGTCATCTCAGAGGGACAATTGTGGCCAATGGCATGGTACTGTATGGACATGCCGAATAACAGCCCTCCCTTGCGTTCGGCGAATGGTCCGGGCATCCCGTGCGTGGACGATTCCCTGTTCGAACCGCTGTCGAGAGCGGCCTCGACCAGCGGCATCGACCTGGCCGCCGTGCTGCGCGAGGTACAGCGCCGCCGAACCGGTAACGATGACGAACCGGCGCCCGTGCTGGTCTCCGACTACTTCAGGCTTCTCGGGAAACTGGCCGACCTGACCAGCGAGGAGACGGTGCGCATGTCCAGGCGGCCGCTGTTGCCGGGCGCGTTCCACTTCGTGATGTCGCAGGCGGCAGGCTCGAAACGCTTCGACGGCATGCTGCGCAAGTTTGCGAACGGGTTCAACCTGTTGCACGGCCGCGTCTACAACCACGTCATGACGCAGGGCGACAAGCTGATCTACGCCATCGACAACACGGACTTTCCCACCCCGTTCGAGCTGACCGACCGTCAGTTCCACAGTTTTCTCGAGTGCATCGTGATCCTCATGCACACGCTGTTCGGAATTTGTGCGGGCGCCGAAATCGATTCATTCCTGTTGAAGGTCACGACCAAGCGCCGCCTGCGCGATTCACGCAAAAACGCGGGCAACCGGCTCAACCAGCTCGCGTACTGGGGCGTTCCCACCGCCTACGGCAGCAGGAACTACGCGCTGATCTACGACTACTCCGTGGCCGCCTTGCCGGTAAAACTGCAGCCTGCCGACCTGCCCCGGCCGAACGCGATCTTCGGCGAAGTGGCCCGGCTGATCGAGAGCAATCTCAGGGTTTCGCCGGCGAACGTGCCGATCGTGGACCGGGTCGTCGACCTGATATTGACGCAGACCGTGTCGGCCAATGAGCTGGCAATGCAGCTCAACCTCAGCGCCAGGACCCTGCGGCGCCGTCTGGCGGAGTCGAACACGTCGTTTCAGGAAGTCCGGCGGAAGGCCCTGAATGCGCGCGCCAAGCGCCTGTTGTCCCAGGACCTCCTCGCGGGCGAAGTCGCCGAAGAACTCGACTATTCCGACGAGCGGAGCTTCCGGCGCGCGTTCATCCGCTGGAACCGGGTCTCGCCTTCGAAGTTCCGCACGGGATCATGA
- a CDS encoding DUF1428 domain-containing protein, with the protein MGYIDGFVMAVPTANRQEFLDHARGIDGLFLELGATRVVECWGDDVPDGKHTDFRKAVQAKDDETVAFSWVEWPDKATRDKAMERMEELAKTDPRFDMEKNPVPFDGKRMIFGGFESIYEI; encoded by the coding sequence ATGGGTTATATCGATGGGTTCGTGATGGCGGTTCCGACCGCCAACAGGCAGGAGTTCCTCGATCACGCGCGCGGCATCGACGGCCTCTTTCTCGAGCTCGGCGCCACCCGCGTGGTCGAATGCTGGGGCGACGACGTGCCCGACGGCAAGCACACCGACTTCCGCAAGGCGGTCCAGGCGAAGGACGACGAAACGGTTGCCTTTTCCTGGGTCGAGTGGCCCGACAAGGCGACGCGCGACAAGGCGATGGAGCGGATGGAAGAGCTTGCGAAAACCGACCCCCGGTTCGACATGGAGAAGAACCCCGTCCCGTTCGACGGCAAGCGCATGATCTTCGGCGGATTCGAGTCGATCTACGAGATATGA
- a CDS encoding type II toxin-antitoxin system VapC family toxin, with amino-acid sequence MRYLLDTNACIALLNNSSPPLLARLRSHKPEEVGLPAPVAYELFYGAWKSRHANRNLELLDRIGFEIVSFDASDARMAGAVRSELEAVGRPIGPYDLLIAGQARARNLVLVTANSREFQRVKGLECEDWSIAPQRMA; translated from the coding sequence ATGCGCTATCTGCTTGACACCAACGCCTGCATCGCACTCCTCAACAACTCTTCACCACCGCTTCTCGCAAGGCTGCGCAGCCATAAGCCGGAGGAAGTCGGTCTGCCGGCGCCGGTCGCGTACGAGCTCTTCTACGGCGCCTGGAAGAGCAGGCATGCGAATCGAAACCTGGAGTTGTTGGATCGAATCGGTTTCGAAATTGTTTCCTTTGACGCATCCGACGCCCGGATGGCCGGCGCCGTCCGAAGTGAACTTGAAGCGGTGGGGCGCCCGATCGGCCCGTATGACCTGCTGATTGCCGGACAGGCCCGCGCCCGCAACTTGGTCCTGGTAACGGCCAACAGCCGGGAATTCCAGCGCGTGAAGGGACTCGAATGCGAAGACTGGTCCATTGCGCCCCAGCGTATGGCCTGA
- a CDS encoding fatty acid desaturase encodes MNDSSARAGQELSHLAGRLSKYCRAKLGRALWELSVSGFLFLSCWLGALVGVAYLHWLFALLSIPSGVFLVRLFMIQHDCGHGSFFRKRKWNNRVGRVIGVLCWTPYAYWRRLHDGHHATSGNLDMRGTGDIATLTVAEYRSLTPWRQFLYRVYRHPAVLFGLGPTYVFVLKHRMPLELIRDLKDGWISVMSTNAAIAGIAVAGSLIVGPLTFVVVHIATVLFAGTIGVWLFYVQHQFQETEWDGQEEWDFRRQALEGSSFYDLPAPLRWLTANIGIHHVHHLRSRIPSYRLYECLKDIPELRKVNRLTMWESFKCVPLALWDDRQRKLVSFRSLRAMAATQ; translated from the coding sequence ATGAATGATTCGTCCGCCCGGGCGGGGCAGGAACTCTCGCATTTGGCCGGCAGGCTGTCCAAGTATTGCCGCGCAAAACTGGGCCGCGCTCTATGGGAGCTCTCCGTGTCCGGATTCCTGTTCCTGAGCTGCTGGCTGGGGGCGCTGGTCGGCGTCGCTTACCTGCACTGGCTGTTTGCGCTTCTCTCCATACCTTCGGGCGTTTTCCTGGTGCGCCTGTTCATGATCCAGCACGATTGCGGCCATGGCTCCTTCTTCCGAAAACGCAAGTGGAACAACCGGGTAGGGCGCGTCATCGGGGTACTCTGCTGGACGCCGTATGCGTACTGGCGCCGGCTGCACGACGGCCATCACGCCACGTCGGGGAACCTGGACATGCGCGGCACGGGCGATATCGCCACGCTCACGGTCGCCGAATACCGGAGCCTGACCCCGTGGCGGCAGTTTCTGTATCGCGTCTACCGGCACCCGGCCGTGCTGTTCGGGCTTGGACCCACCTATGTGTTCGTCCTCAAACACCGCATGCCGCTTGAGCTGATCCGCGACCTCAAGGACGGCTGGATCAGCGTAATGAGCACCAATGCCGCCATTGCCGGCATCGCCGTCGCGGGATCGCTGATCGTGGGCCCGCTCACCTTTGTCGTCGTCCACATCGCGACGGTGTTGTTCGCCGGCACGATCGGAGTGTGGCTGTTCTACGTGCAACACCAGTTCCAGGAAACGGAATGGGACGGCCAGGAAGAGTGGGATTTCCGCCGGCAGGCCCTGGAGGGCAGTTCGTTCTACGACCTGCCGGCCCCCCTGCGCTGGCTCACCGCCAATATCGGCATCCACCACGTTCATCATCTGAGAAGCCGCATCCCGAGCTATCGTCTCTACGAGTGCCTCAAGGACATCCCGGAACTGCGCAAGGTCAACCGCCTGACGATGTGGGAGAGCTTCAAATGCGTGCCGCTGGCGCTATGGGACGACCGGCAGAGAAAGCTGGTCTCGTTCCGCAGCCTGCGGGCGATGGCGGCGACGCAGTAG
- a CDS encoding DUF222 domain-containing protein: MDLQHTPSHAPVRDAEPLPADAVYPSPNADVRRAEWQRKEKALGALETQIMELWGNINAATAHFLTLVAEFDRREGWAPHGMASCAQWLSWQCGIGRVAATEKVRTARALESLPKISAAFGEGRLSYSKVRALTRVATAETEDTLLHIALNGTAAHVERTVRGFRRVKRDLERDEAEALHDQRHLLCWREADGSVTLQARLTPEVGELLFKALDAAQAQLEERSEEAVKTEPPIAVDGDVSAETPSASVGQRRADAFEHMVQGFLAGGGSRSTAGAHEVVVHIAHDALCDVPESGGAEFDNGRPVAVETARRLGCDGALVGVVEGAKGEPLAVGRRTRAVPPAIRRALRVRDGGCRFPGCDRSRYVHAHHIKHWADGGETSLDNLVTLCSFHHRQVHEGGYGVHVDEGEIRFTRPDGGVIPPAGKAHGGCFRGNTCAESENSCTGSGNTCGKPGNVCAAGGAEQLEAFNRARGHTIDARTARCRWRGERMDYDIAIDGLCREAGHT, encoded by the coding sequence ATGGACCTTCAACACACTCCCTCCCACGCCCCTGTTCGCGATGCCGAGCCTCTTCCGGCAGACGCTGTTTACCCTTCTCCGAACGCCGATGTGCGGAGGGCCGAGTGGCAGCGCAAGGAAAAGGCGCTTGGCGCACTGGAGACGCAGATCATGGAGCTGTGGGGAAACATCAACGCGGCCACGGCGCACTTTCTGACCCTCGTTGCGGAGTTCGACCGCAGGGAGGGCTGGGCTCCGCACGGCATGGCGAGTTGCGCCCAGTGGTTGAGCTGGCAATGCGGCATCGGCCGGGTGGCGGCTACAGAAAAGGTGCGCACGGCAAGGGCCCTGGAGTCGCTGCCGAAGATCTCGGCCGCCTTTGGCGAGGGCCGCCTTTCGTATTCGAAAGTGCGCGCGCTCACGCGGGTGGCGACGGCGGAGACGGAAGACACCTTGCTGCACATTGCCCTGAACGGCACGGCGGCGCATGTGGAACGCACGGTGCGCGGTTTTCGGCGGGTCAAGCGTGATCTCGAGCGCGACGAGGCCGAAGCCCTTCACGATCAGCGCCACCTGTTGTGCTGGCGCGAGGCCGACGGCAGCGTGACGCTGCAGGCCCGCCTGACGCCGGAGGTGGGCGAGTTGCTGTTCAAGGCGCTGGACGCGGCACAGGCGCAACTGGAAGAGCGGAGTGAGGAGGCGGTGAAAACCGAGCCTCCGATTGCGGTCGATGGAGATGTTTCCGCGGAAACACCCTCTGCAAGTGTCGGTCAGCGGCGTGCGGATGCCTTCGAACACATGGTCCAGGGGTTTCTGGCCGGGGGCGGTTCACGTTCCACCGCCGGCGCCCATGAAGTTGTAGTGCATATCGCGCACGACGCCTTGTGTGATGTGCCCGAGAGCGGTGGTGCGGAATTTGACAACGGTCGTCCCGTGGCGGTAGAGACGGCAAGGCGGCTGGGCTGCGACGGCGCCCTGGTGGGCGTGGTGGAGGGTGCCAAGGGCGAGCCGCTGGCGGTCGGGCGCAGGACACGGGCGGTGCCGCCGGCGATCCGGCGCGCATTGCGCGTTCGCGACGGCGGCTGCCGCTTTCCGGGCTGCGACCGTTCCCGTTATGTACACGCCCATCACATCAAGCATTGGGCCGATGGCGGTGAGACCTCCCTGGACAATCTCGTGACCTTGTGTTCTTTCCATCACCGGCAGGTGCACGAGGGGGGTTATGGCGTTCATGTGGACGAGGGCGAGATCCGGTTCACGCGCCCGGATGGTGGGGTGATCCCGCCGGCGGGGAAGGCGCATGGGGGGTGTTTCCGCGGAAACACCTGCGCGGAGTCCGAAAACTCCTGCACAGGGTCCGGAAACACTTGTGGGAAGCCCGGAAACGTCTGCGCAGCTGGCGGCGCGGAGCAGCTGGAGGCTTTCAATCGAGCCCGCGGACATACCATCGACGCCCGAACCGCTCGTTGCCGATGGCGGGGCGAGCGCATGGATTACGACATCGCGATCGACGGGCTGTGCCGGGAGGCGGGCCATACCTGA